ACGGTGAGCCCGAGCGCTTCGTCGGTCGCTGTCGCCGGCGACGTGACACAGTCGACGTGGATATGCGGATGGTGGCCGGACCACAGCCGGCAGTAGTCGGCCACTGCGCGGTCGAGCTGGCTGCTGCCCTTCGCGCCGGCCGGCCGCAGGCGCTGCAGGATCGCGCGCACGCCGTCCTGCATCTGACCGGTCATCGCGAGGATCGCCTGCGCGCTGCCGTAAATCTGCGGCTGATCGTCGCAGCGCTGCAAGATCGCGCCGGAGATCGCGCGCACTGCGGTGATCGCCTGGCCGAGCTCGTCGTGGAGCTCGCGCGCGATCACGCGGCGCTCCTCCGCGAGGCGCACCTGCACGGCGCGCGCAAACGCCTGGTCCTGTTCGAGCCGCAGGTTCTGCGCGCGCGCCTGGTCCAAAGTGTCGGCAAGCCGGTTGTAGCTGCCGGCGAGGCGGTCGAGTTCGACGACCCGATAGCCAGGCAGGCGGATATCGAAGCGGCCGTCCGCGCCGCGTGTCAAGGCCGCATCGATGCGGGCGAGCGGGGCCAGCGCGCGGTCGAGCGCCAGCCGCGCGGCGAATGCGATGAAGAGCAGCAGCGCCAGCGCCGAGCCCAGCCCGGTGCTGAGGTCGTCCCAGGCGTCGAGGATCGCACGCGAGGCGTCCGGGCGCAGCACGATAAGTTGAGCGCCGGCATCGAAGCGGCGCGGCG
Above is a genomic segment from Azoarcus sp. PA01 containing:
- a CDS encoding histidine kinase gives rise to the protein MHAKSTTLGTRVSLVLIATLALIMLAGAGWWVRETRRAIHEEVRAASHVAQQWIDVLVSETLRDPIDGPARLMAHLRAVGRLRANQLEVIAADGTRSYLSPESTYKAGRFAPEWFSDWLAPAVAPRRFDAGAQLIVLRPDASRAILDAWDDLSTGLGSALALLLFIAFAARLALDRALAPLARIDAALTRGADGRFDIRLPGYRVVELDRLAGSYNRLADTLDQARAQNLRLEQDQAFARAVQVRLAEERRVIARELHDELGQAITAVRAISGAILQRCDDQPQIYGSAQAILAMTGQMQDGVRAILQRLRPAGAKGSSQLDRAVADYCRLWSGHHPHIHVDCVTSPATATDEALGLTVLRLLQESLTNVARHAGASRVEVRLEFKPDAVALEVCDNGRGLAGEPGAGRFGLAGMKERVAERRGELRFDTPPGGGLRVAALLPTNPLCEDLPDGLRTA